The nucleotide sequence TGTCCCCACTGACTCAGTCGTTGTAGCCTAGATAATCCACTAACTGTTACGCCATCTATGACAGGCAAGAATCCAGAGGTGATAATAGCAATTTTCATAGGTGAATAGAATTATCCCACTCAGAGCGTGTTTAATTTTTAGGGGCAAAGCATTGAGGATGCATCAATTTTTGCATAAATTCTGTCAGAACAGGTCAGGCAAATATAATCAGCAGAGAGAATTGAGGAAGAGCAACACGGTTCAATCTTCTCTATCTTCCCGATATTGCCCTGAACCATGATCAGTATATTTTTGCAAATACTTAACCCATCCCAGAAGTTAGGAAACGTTTCATACCAAATCCGGGTTAATTACCCCCTTTTTAAGCAAAAAGCATGAGGAGCTTTAGGAGCTTCAGGAGCTTCAGGAGAACAGGAGAAAGAATGCTGGAATCATAAAGAGGGTTTTTGGAGCGGATTTGCTATCAAACACTACTGGAACTAGTTAAACCTAAGTTAGGGTGAATCGCATCCGGCAGTTCCTTTTCCACTCGCCGTATGGGTGGATATCGATAAGCGATAAAGCTTGCCAGGATGTTCAGAATTCCCATCAACAGTAACAGCAAGCCCATCCCACGCCCTGGACCAACTCCAATGATATGCCCAATACTACCTGCTAACAATCCATCGGTAGCCATCATCGGTTCTAAAACATGATCGACTAACGGTCCGGTTAGCATGTGGGCAAGGATCAATAACGAGTTTTCGATGGCCAGTTGTAAGGCGAAGACCCGTCCTTGCAGATTAGCTGGGACTTTGTTCTGCCAGATAGTCTGATTACAGCTAACGATAATGGGTTGAGCAAATAAGACACCAAAGGCCCCAAGAGCAGCCAAGCTCACAGAAGCGCGGCACCCACCTAAAAGTAAGAACAAGCCTTGCAGGATTACAAAGCTAAAAATACCGTATATCCTGGGCTTGGGTCCTCCCCAGGTAGTCATGACCAAGCTACCAATCAGCATCCCACAACCGCCAATAGATAAAATCACCCCAAGTTCAGCACTGGAGGCAAAACTTAACACCAGTGGCCAGAACAACACCTGAAGAATACCCATACTGAAGTAGACCACGGCAAAGAACATCAGCAACCCTTGTAGTCCTTGGCGTTTGGCAATGTAACGCCAGCCTGATACTAGATCTTGGCGCAGTTGAGAGAAGTGGGCTTGCTTTTGATGAGTGTGATGGATAGACTGGAGATGGGGAATCTGAATGCTTAGCAATGTCGCTAAGGCAAAGATGAATGTGATGAAGTCTATTAATAGAATTCCCTGCAAGTGGATGGTCTCCAGCAGCACACCCGCCAATGTCGGTCCAAGAATCTTGGCAGTTGCCCTAGAGGCTTGCATCATGCCATTAGCACGGCTAAGATGTTCTTGAGGCATCAGCTGAGTCGTAGCTGCTGTATAGGCTGGCAACTGGAAAGCCTTAAACGTTGAACTGATTGCCACGACTAGGTAAATGTGCCAAATGTCTAACCTGCCCGAGAACACCAGAGCCATAACCACCAGTGTGCTAGCCCCTGCCACGGAGTCGCTGAGAATCATTGCCCAGCGTCTATTCCACCGGTCTACGAATGTACCAGCTATGGGTGAGATTATAATATTTGGTAGGTGAATAAATAAAGAAATTAGGGCAAATTGGGTGATTGAACCAGTGGTCTGGTAAGCCCAAACACCCAGAGCAAATTCGGTAAGATTAGACCCCAGAAGGGATACTAGTTGTCCCAACCAGATCAGAAAGAAAATCTGCATTTATTGTGTCTTTTTCTACTTTACTCGTCGTTATACTCCGCCATCGGCGGGATTATTGTACCTTTTATACATGAATGACTGAACCCCTTACCAGTTCCCGCTAAGCTTACACCTTGAGAGGTAAAACAGTCTAGCTCGGGGAAAAAGACTGTTGTGCGTGGGCTTACTGATACATGCTTACTTATATATCTAGTATGCTGGCAAGTGTTGTTTTTGAGGGTACCCTTGATGAGTACTCTTTGTGACATTTTTGGTTACATTGTGGTGACATTGTCTTGATGCAAAGCGCGAGTGAGGGGACCACGGCAGTTGCTCATGGCGCATGGGTCTGTGTGCGGAACCTGCGTCCGCACCGCTGTTTGCCCCGTGGAGACCACGGCAAAGCGCGAGTGGGGGAAACCCCCTTTGGCCGACTGCCTCCCTTTGACCGCACTGCCTCCCTTTGACCGCACTTGCTCCCCAATGGCTGCGCTGCATCGCTTTTGCCCGACAACCGCTTCTGTGGGTGACATGGTGCTGAATTTGCTGATCAGAATAATTCCGTAGTACCTATCTCAACAGGAAGGAAGACATGAGCTATTGTGGACACCTATCTTTATCTTGAGAAGCTCATAGCCCAGAGCTGACTGCTGACTCCTGACCAACTAGTTACGCTTAGTGTCAAGAAAAGACCAGTGAG is from Moorena sp. SIOASIH and encodes:
- a CDS encoding MFS transporter; the encoded protein is MQIFFLIWLGQLVSLLGSNLTEFALGVWAYQTTGSITQFALISLFIHLPNIIISPIAGTFVDRWNRRWAMILSDSVAGASTLVVMALVFSGRLDIWHIYLVVAISSTFKAFQLPAYTAATTQLMPQEHLSRANGMMQASRATAKILGPTLAGVLLETIHLQGILLIDFITFIFALATLLSIQIPHLQSIHHTHQKQAHFSQLRQDLVSGWRYIAKRQGLQGLLMFFAVVYFSMGILQVLFWPLVLSFASSAELGVILSIGGCGMLIGSLVMTTWGGPKPRIYGIFSFVILQGLFLLLGGCRASVSLAALGAFGVLFAQPIIVSCNQTIWQNKVPANLQGRVFALQLAIENSLLILAHMLTGPLVDHVLEPMMATDGLLAGSIGHIIGVGPGRGMGLLLLLMGILNILASFIAYRYPPIRRVEKELPDAIHPNLGLTSSSSV